In the Geobacter sp. FeAm09 genome, one interval contains:
- a CDS encoding 6-phosphofructokinase, translating into MSKMIGILTSGGDSPGLNAAIRGVGKALLGRYGMKVIGFRDGFRGMMENRTQLLDSAALSGILTLGGTILGTSRDKPYAMPVAGKLMDMTDVIVENYRKHHLDALVCLGGGGTQKNAYHLMKQGLNVITLPKTIDNDVVLTDVSFGYDTALGIATEAVDRLHSTAHSHHRILVLELMGNKAGWLALGAGIAGGADVILIPEIPYDVKQVAAAIMRRSHSGQGFSIVAVAEGAVSREDAAKLAEGGKDKKKKEQKQQAQERIADSKPGNSLQLARQLEELTGLESRLTILGYLQRGGTPSAGDRLLATRLGTVCADLIHKGEFGVMVAARGDGVKPVPLKDVVGKRKTVPLDHDWVKSARSVHTCFGD; encoded by the coding sequence ATGAGCAAAATGATCGGCATCTTGACTTCCGGGGGCGACAGCCCCGGATTGAACGCGGCGATCCGGGGGGTCGGCAAGGCGCTCCTGGGACGGTACGGCATGAAGGTGATCGGGTTCCGCGACGGCTTTCGCGGCATGATGGAAAACCGGACCCAATTGCTGGATTCGGCCGCGCTCTCGGGCATTCTTACCCTGGGCGGCACGATCCTGGGCACGAGCCGTGACAAGCCCTACGCCATGCCGGTTGCCGGCAAGCTGATGGATATGACCGACGTTATTGTGGAAAACTACCGCAAGCACCACTTGGATGCGTTGGTTTGCCTGGGCGGCGGCGGCACGCAGAAGAACGCCTATCATCTGATGAAGCAGGGGCTGAATGTGATTACCCTGCCCAAGACCATCGACAACGACGTGGTCCTGACCGATGTCTCCTTTGGCTACGACACCGCACTCGGCATTGCCACGGAAGCGGTGGATCGGTTGCACAGTACCGCCCACAGCCACCATCGCATCCTCGTCCTGGAGCTGATGGGCAACAAGGCGGGGTGGCTGGCCTTGGGGGCCGGCATTGCCGGCGGCGCCGATGTCATCCTGATTCCGGAAATACCCTATGATGTGAAGCAGGTTGCCGCGGCAATCATGCGCCGCAGTCACAGCGGGCAGGGGTTCAGCATCGTTGCCGTGGCCGAAGGCGCCGTTTCCCGGGAAGATGCCGCCAAACTGGCCGAAGGGGGCAAGGACAAAAAGAAAAAAGAGCAAAAACAGCAGGCCCAGGAACGGATTGCCGACAGCAAGCCGGGCAACAGCCTGCAATTGGCCCGGCAACTGGAAGAACTCACCGGCCTGGAATCGCGCCTCACGATTCTGGGCTACCTTCAGCGCGGCGGGACGCCTTCGGCTGGCGACCGTCTCTTGGCCACGCGCCTGGGCACGGTCTGCGCCGACCTCATCCATAAAGGCGAATTCGGCGTCATGGTGGCGGCGCGGGGCGATGGCGTCAAGCCGGTGCCGCTCAAGGACGTGGTGGGGAAGCGCAAGACCGTGCCGCTGGATCACGACTGGGTTAAGAGCGCCAGGAGTGTGCATACCTGTTTTGGGGATTAG